The Deinococcus aquaticus genomic interval GGCCAGGAGGCCCTGAAGGTCTGCGTAGGCGGCGTAGCCGAGAAGGGCGACAGCCAGAAACAGCAGCAGGTAACTCCACGGGGGCGTGCGGGACACGTCACCGAGTGTAGCACCGTCATGAACCCTGATTAAAGGTTTTGTTTACAGCCCGTGAACTCTATGTGACACGGGGTACAGGCGGGCTGAACGACTGGACTCCACGGGCCTGTCCAGGTGCCGGATGAACCGGGTCAGGCCAGCTGGGGCATCCCGATCATACGGTTACGGGCGTCGACCAGCACCACGTTCGGTTCCAGGGTGCGGGCCTCCTGGTCGCTGTAGTTGCCGTACGCGGCGATGATGACCATGTCACCGGGTTTCATCAGGTGCGCGGCAGCCCCGTTGATGCCGATGACGCCGCTGCCGCGCGGGCCGCTGAGGGCGTAGGTGCTGAGGCGGTTGCCGTTGGTGATGTTGTAGATGTCCACCCGCTCGTTCACGAGGATGTCGGCGGCGTCCAGCAGGTCCTGGTCGATGGTGACACTGCCGACGTAGTCGAGGTCCGCCTGGGTGACGGTCGCGCGGTGAATCTTGGCCCTGAACATGATGCGTTCCACGAGCGGGCATTGTACCTGTCCGGCCCGGCCGCACTGGAAGGGACGTTACGGGACAGGGTCCCTGGAGGTCAGCTGCCGGGCAGGGTGCCGTCCACGAAGACGGTCTTCTGGTCGGTGTAGTGCACCTGACCGGCGGGCGCGCCGCGCGGTTTCCAGACGTGCTTGATGCGGGTGTAGTCGACCGGGACGTTGCTGCTGCCGCGCGCCTTGCTGTTGGCGGCGGCCAGCCGGGCGGCGAACAGGATGTCCGGCAGGTCCAGCTCGCGCGCGCCGCTGCGCACCAGCACGTGACTGCCGGGGTAGCCCTGCGCGTGGAACCACCAGTCCATGCTGCGGCCGATGCGGTGGGTCAGGGTGGCGTTTTCCTTGTTGTTGCGGCCCACGATGGCTTCCAGGCCCGAGGGGGTCACGAAGCGCGTGCCGTAGGGGCTCTTCTCGGGCTTCTCGCTCTGCACCTGCGCGGCCAGCGCGCTGAGCTGTTCCAGTGGGGCGAGGTCCAGGTCGCGCACGCGGTCTTCCGCCTCGGTCAGTTCGGCGCGCAGGGGGCCTTCGCGTTCGGCAAGGCGCAGGTAGACGTCCTCGCGGCGGCGGGCGCGGGTGTAGCGTTTCTCGGCGTTCTGCACGGCACTCAGGTTGGGTTCCAGCGCGACCGGGCGCTCACCGCTACCGTCGAAAGCGCTCAGCAGGACGCTGCTGGCTCCGGGCGTCACGGTGTGCGCGTAGGCCATCAGCAGGTCGGCTTCCTCGCGGTCCTGCGCGGCGTCGGTCAGGCCAGCCTCGGCGCGGGTCACGTCGGCCAGCTGGTTGCGCAGCAGGGTCACGCGTTTCTCCAGCGGTTCGCGCAGCGCCTTGCGGAGGTTGGCGGCCTTCTCGCTGCGGGCGGCCTCGCGCGCGCCGCCTTCCATGACGCCCTCACTGACGGTCGGGTCCAGGGTGACGGCCTGCACGGCTGCCAGCGCCTCCGGCCAGCGCTCGCCGGGCGGCTGGTCGGGGCTCAGGTCGGCGCGGCGGGCCAGTTCGGCGCTCAGCAGCGGCCCCAGTCCGTCCAGTCGCTCGCGCCAGCGCCCGATGGGCACGCCGGCCAGTTCGCGCGCCTGATCGGCGCTCAGGGTGCGCGGGTCGAGCTTCTCGTAGGGGGGCGGCGGCGTGTACGGTCCACCCGTGCGGATGGTCCGGAAGCGGTTGCGGCTGCCCGTGATCTCCCGCGCGGCCATGACCACGCGGCCCGAGAAGCCCTCTCCGGCATCCAGGACTAGCAGGTTGGCGTTCCGGCCCGTGACCTCGAACAGCAGTCGGGTGGGGGCCTGATCCACGAATCCCGTCTCGCCGGAAAAGTGCAGCGCGATCACCCGGTCGAGTTTCAGTTGCTCGGCGGCCAGCAGGTCGCCCCGCACGCGGTTCGCCAGGAACCGCTGGAAGGGACTGCGCGGGTCGCCCCGCAGGCGTTCGCGGGACAGGAACACCACGGGTTGCGGCGGCCGGTACGACAGCACCAGGTTGGTGCGGCTCAGACCCGCGCCTTCCAGCAGCAGGGCGGCCGTGGTCTCGTCCGGGAACACCCAGCCGAGGGTGCGCAGGGGTAGCTGCGGACTCAGGTCACGCAGCACCCGCGCCAGCATCAGTCCTTCCATGCGGGGCCTCGGGGGGGGCAGAGGGGTGGGAACGTCATCCGGGCATGCTACCGCTCCGGGCGCTGCGGGCGCGTGCGTGAAATGGCGCAGGCGGGAGGGAACACTTCATGGTTCCTGGCAGGAAGGCCGGTGCTCTCCCCTGCCCGCCCACCTCCCTGCCCACTCGGCCGGGACAGCGGCGGGCGGCGCGGCCCCCGTGTGGAGAGCCGCGCCGCCCGCTGGCCTGTCATCAGGCGCCGTGAATCAGCCGTGGGTCAGAAGAAGTTGCCGATACGGAAGTAGAACTTGCCGTTGCCGGTCTGGGGGCTGAAGCCGTAGTCGAAGCGCAGGCTGGGCAGCAGCGCCCCGCCGATGCCGAGGTTCAGCTGCACGCCGGCCCCGACGCCGTACTTCAGGTTGAAGTCGGTGTTGGCGGCGGTGGCGCTGCCCCAGGCGCTGCCGGCGTCCGCGAAGACCACGCCGTACAGGCCCTGCGCGATGCCAGAGTTCAGGCCGAAGTCGTAGCGGTACTCGGCGCTGGTGGTCAGGTAGTTGGTGCCGAACAGCGCGCCGTCGTCCAGACCGCGGATCTGGCGGGAGGCGTTGGCGCTGCTGCCGCCGCCGATCGAGTAGCCGGTGCCGGTGGGGGCGGTGCCGACGCCCAGGGTGGTGCCGGCGTTGGCGCGCACGGCGAACACCTGCTGCTTGCTGGTCACGCCCAGGGATTTCTCCAGGGTGCGGCCCAGGCCGTAGTAGGTGCTGACGCCGCCTTCCAGGTCGCCCCAGCGGACGTTCTCGTTGTTCTGACGGCCGAAGTTGTACCCGGCGGTCACGCCGGCGCGCACGCCGCGGTCGGGGAACTCGGGGTTGGTGGTGCTGTCGTAGCTCAGGCCGGTGCTGACGCGGGTGGTCAGCGAGGAGTCCGGGACCAGCGCGGCCGCAGACGCCTGATCGAAGGTGCGGGTCTGTTCGGTGCCGCTGGCGTCCTTGTACTTGACGACGTTTTCCTTGTCTTTCAGGGCCTCGAGGTAGTACGTGGAGTACCCGGTGCCCACGCTGACGCGGCCGTACAGGTTCGTGGCGAGGCTGCGCCCGGCGCTGACGCTGAAGGAGTTGCTGCGGGTGGTGTAGTCCCAGCCGGTGTCGGTCTTGGCGGGCGTGTCGGTGTCGGTGCTGATCAGGGGGTTGTTACCGACCACGTTCGATCCGGCGCTGACGGACAGGCTGGTGGGGGTCTTGCGGAAGTCCAGGAAGTCCAGGTCCAGCCAGGGAATGGTGTACGAGACGTTCCCCACGAGGTTCTGCCCCGCGTCGTTCTGCACGCCGCCGACGGAGACCGTGAAGTTGTGGCCCAGGCCGAACACGTTGTTGTTGGTATACCCGGCGTCACCGCCGAAGCCGCCCGCGAAGGAATCGTAGGTCAGGCCCAGGCTGACGGGAATGCCGGTGGTGGTCTCGGCGAGGCCCAGCACGTACGTGACGTTCTCGGGGTTGGCGGGGTCGCTGCGCACGCTCTGCGTGACCACGCGCACGAAGCCCAGGCGGCTGATGCGGCCCAGCGCGTCGTACAGTTCCTTCTGGTTGAAGGCCTTGCCGGTTTCGGGCAGTTCGCGCAGGATCACGCGGTCTTTGGTGTTGTGCTTGCCCTGCCACTGCAGTTCGTACCCGGCGACCTTGACCTCGCGGACGTTGAAGACCAGCGCGCCGTTCTCGAAGGTGATGGCGTCGCGGGTGCTGATCTCGTACCCGGCCTTGCGGTAGGCGTCACGCAACGCCAGGAAGTCGTCCTGGGCCAGCTGGGGGCTGTACACGTCGCCGGACTTGGTTTTCACGGCGGCCAGCAGGGTGGCGCTGGGGACCAGGGTGTTGCCCTTGACCTCGATAGTCTTCACGGGGCCGCTGGCCACGCCGGCCGACCCGAACAGCACGGTCACCTGACCGGGGTTCTCGGGGTCGGGCTGAATGGCGAAGCCCACGGGCTTGCCGGTCTGGTTGGAGAGGGTGCGCACGTCGGCCTGCAGCCTGGCGAGACTGATGGGCTGCCCGGCGGCAGACTGCAGGGTCACGGTGGGGTCGCCCAGGTCGCTGAGGTCCACGGCGGCGATCTTGCCTTCCAGCGCGCGGACTTTCAGCACGCCGCCCTGCAGGGTGGTGGTCTGGGGGTTCACGCCGGACTGGATGTACCCGGCCTCGTCGTACGCCTGCTGGAGTTGCTGCACGGCGGCGTAGTACGCGTCGGGCGTGAACTTGCGGGCGTCGTAGAGGGGTTTGAAGATGGCCGTGACGGTGCTGGCCGGGATCAGGGTGACACCCTCGACTTCCACGCGGGTGATGGGCGCGGTCTCGTCGACCATGAAGTTCACGGTGACGGTGCCGTCGGATTCGGTCTTCACGCTGGCGCTGATGTTCGGCGCGAACGGGTACCCTTCGCCCTGGAAGTTGCTGGCGAGCGCCGTCTTGGCCTCGTCGATGCGCTGGGTGTTCAGGGTCGCGCCGGGCGCGATGTTCAGCAGGTCGCCCACGCTTTTCTTGAAGCCGTCGGCGGGCAGGAACGTCAGGCCGGTGATGGTCACGTCCTTGATGGTGGGGTTGGGGACGACCGTGATGACCAGGGTGTCCTTGCCGCCCACGCTGCGCAGTTCGGCCACGGCGCTCTTGAAGTAACCGCTTGCCACGACTTCCTGCTCGGTCTGGCGCAGGTTGATGCTGGACAGCGGCGCGCCGGTCTGGGCACTGAGGGTAGCGCGGATAAAGTTGGCCAGCAGTTCACTGGTTCCGACCACGGTCACGTCCTGCACGGTCCCGGCTGTCTGGGCGACAGCGGGCGCGGCGAGGAGGACGGTCACGGCGAGCGTCATGGGGTGTCGCATTCTTCTCCTAGTTTCGCACGGAACCCGGAAATCGCCCCCACCGGGGAGAAGGGCTGGGGGCTGGGCACGGCGAGCACTCCGCTCACACTTGCCGCTGTGACCCTGAGAAGGGTGAAGGTTTCCTGCGGCGGGCTTGCGAAGCGGTGTCCTGCCCGGCCCGCCCACAGCCGGTCTGCGGCCTAGCCACTGCTGGCCGGCTGCGGGCCCCCGGAGGAACAACGGTAAGCGCAGCGCAACAGGGCCGCCCGCCGCGCCGGGCCGCCGGGGCCGGGGCGCGTACTTGAGTGAGCGGGGCGCGTGAGTGAGAATGGCAGGCGTGACCGCTCATCAATACAGGCTGCGCCGCCTCGTCCAGGCCCCGGCTGGAATCAGGACAGCTCCAGCAGGCATCCGTCCGGAGAGACCTTGAGTGTTCCGGCCGTCCTGACGGCCATCCGTGAAGCCGAAGCCCAGGCGGGCCGCGCGCCCGGCAGCGCCCGGCTGGTGGCCGTCACCAAGGGGCAGGACCTGCCCAGCATCGAGGCTCACGTGCTGGCGCACGGCGCTTTCCCGCTGGGTGAGGGCCGCGCGCAGGAACTGCGGGACAAGGCCGCGCTGCGCCCGGACCTGGAATGGCATTACATCGGAACGCTCCAGCGCAACAAGGTGAAGTACCTGCGGCCCGTGACGCTGGTGCACGGCATCGAGGCCGCGTGGCAGGCCGAGGCGATCGCGCAGGCCGCGCAGGGCTGGGGCCGCGCGCCGGACCTGCTGCTGCAACTGCATAACGGCGAGGCGCAGAAGCACGGCGTGGACGGCGCGGACCTGCCGGGCGTGCTGAGACAGGTGCAGGCGACTGGTCTGACCGTGCGGGGCCTGATGGTCATGGCCCCGGACGCCCCGGAGCCAGACGACCAGCAGCTGGACGCGGCGGCGCGGGAGGCGCGGCTGCTGGCGCTGTTCACAGACACGGCGCGCCGCGCACACGACCTGGGTCTGTCAGAGTTGAGCATGGGCATGAGTGGGGATTACCCGCTGGCCGTTCGCGCAGGAGCCACCCTGGTTCGGGTGGGAAGGAGTCTGTTCTCGTGAAATTCACCCCCCTGGACGTACGCCATCAGGAATTCCCGACCCGCCTGGGCGGATACGAACGGGTATCGGTCCGCGCGTTCCTGAACGACCTGTCGGATGATCTGGAAACGCACCTGCAGCAGCATCAGGCGCTGCGGGATCAGATCACGGGCCTGGAACGTCGGCTCGAGGAGCAGCGTCAGAACGAGGACGAGATCCGCCGGGCCGTCGTGGCGGCCGAGCGGATCTCGCATGAACTGCGCGAGAATGCCGCGCGTGAATCGGACCTGATGATCGCCCAGGCGAGCCTGCACCGCGACTCGGTGGTGCGGGACGCCGAGTCGCGCAGCGCCGAACTGGAAAGCGGACATCAGGCGCGGCTGGCGGCGCTGGAGGCCGCGTTCCGCAGCCGCTTCGCGGACCTGGAACGCGACCACCACCAGTTGACGCTGGAGCGCGAGCGGGCGCAGGCCGAGCGGATCGCGGCACTGGAACGGACGTTCACGGAGCGGCACACGGAACTGACCTCGCGCCTGACCGGGGCGCGGCAGGAGTACACGCAGTTCCTGAGCGGGTACCGGGCGTTGATGTCGTCCTTCTCGGACCTGTCGGCGCGGCACGTGATGCCGGACGACGCGGCGCTCCCCGTGCCGGCGCTGCCGCAGCACGCCACGCTGGAAGGCGCCGCGCGGCCGGAACTGGACGCCGCGCTGCCCGCGCCCGACCCTGCGCCCGACCTCACAAACGCCCCCACGACCGAACCCCGCACGGCAGCCCCGGACGCGCCGGTGGACGTCATGCGGCACGCGCTGGTCGTGCCCGGCACGGCCGTGAGCGATCCGCCCACACCGGACGGGTCGGTGCGGCGGCAGGATGAGCCGGACGGCCCGGCCCTGCGCGTCGAGGGGCAGCAGTTCCTGTGAGCGACCCGACCGCCGCGCCGCTGCACACTCAGACGCTGCCCACGGTCACGCTGCCCGTGTCGGACCCGGCGTTCGTGCGCGATCCGTACCCGCTGCTGGCGCACCTGCGGGCGCAGGGTCCGGCGTTCATGGATCCCGGCATGAACCGCGTGGTCCTGACCCGCCACGCGGACATCAGCGCCGTGCTGCGCGACCGCCGGTTCGGGCGCAGCGCCCTCCACCGCTACTCGCGTGACGAGCTGGGCTGGCCGCGCCCGGACCCGGCGCAGGCGAACTTCGATGCGTTCAACAGTAACCACCTGCTGGACAGTGAGCCGCCCAAGCACACGCGCCTGCGCTCGCTGGTGCAACTGGCGTTCACGCCCCGCCGCGTGGAGGCCCTGCAAGGGCGCATCGAGGCGCTGCTGGCCGCGCAACTGCATGGCCTGCGCGGGCAGGGTTCGTTCGATCTGGTGAGCGCGTACGCTGAACCTCTGCCGGTCACGGTCATCGCGGAGTTGCTGGGCGTGCCGGAAGAACACCGCGCCCTGCTGCGGCCCTGGTCGGCGGCCATCGTGAAACTGTACGAACCGTCGGCCACCCCGGCGGATCAGGCGGCAGCCGAGCGGGCCGTGCTGGACTTCAGTGCGCTGCTGCGCGAACTGGCCGCCGAGCGCCGGGCCGAGCCGCGTGACGACCTGATCACGGCGCTCGTGCAGGTCGAGGAAGGCGGCGACCGCCTGACCGCGCAGGAGTTGATCGACACCTGCATCCTGCTGCTGAATGCCGGGCACGAGGCCAGCGTGAACGGCCTGAGCGCCGGCGTGCAGGCCCTGCTGGGCGACCGGCGGCACTGGGAGGAGCTGGTGCAGGCCGCCCCGCACGCGGACAACCTGCCGGTATTCCGCCGCGCTGTGGAGGAACTGCTGCGGTTCGACACGCCTCTGCCGATGTTCGAGCGGATCGCGCTGGAACCCCTGACGCTGTGCGGCGCGCCCCTGAACCCCGGCGACCGCGTGAGCCTGCTGTACGCCAGCGGCAACCGCGACCCGCAGCGCTTTGAGGCTCCGGACGAACTGCGCCTGGACCGCGACCCGAACCCGCATCTGACCTTCGGGCTGGGCATCCACTACTGCCTGGGTGCGCCGCTGGCCCGCCTGGAACTGGCGCTGAGCCTGCGCGCCCTGTGCCGCGCCCTCCCGGACCTGCAACTGGGAGGCCCGGACGCCGCGCAGTACACGGGCGGCTTCGTGATTCGTGGCCTGGACCGCCTGACCGTGCAGGTCGGGTAGACCCTACCGTGAACGCGGCTGTACCCACAGCGGCGCAGGTCGAGGTGCGGTGGCCGGTCGGCGCTGTCCAGTCGGTCACGCCGCTGGGCGGCGGCAGCGTGAACGCCGCGTACCGCGTGCAGGCTCAGGCCGGAGCCTTTCACCTGCGGGTGTACCGCGACCCGCGCCTGGACCGGGCGCGGCGGGAACACGCGGCCGTGCAGGTGGCCCGCGCCGCCGGGATTCCCACGCCGGACCTGCGGCCTGCCCACTCCGGTGACACCGTGACTGACCTGAACGGCCACTGAGCGGCGCTGTTCGAGGTGGCCCCCGGTGCGCCCATTTCGCGTGTCAACCTCACCCCCGGCCACGCAGGGTCGCTGGGCGCGTTCCTGGCCGACCTGCACGGACGACTGCCACACAGCGTGGACTTTCCCGTGTCGGTGCTCGGCCCGCCCGCCAGCGCCGAGGCCACCGTGCACGAGTTACGGCAGGTCGAGGCGGCCATCCTGGCCCTCCCCCACCCGGACGTGGTGGACGGCTGGGCGCTGGCCCGCACACGCCAGCGCCTGACGCACCTGCGTTCCGCGCCAGACGACACCCTGGTGGCCGACCACCTGCCCCGGCGTTTCCTGCACGGTGACTACCACGACGGGAACGTGTTCTTCCTGAGGGAGCGTCCGGCGGCGATCATCGACTGGGAGCAGCCTCGCCTCGCCCCGCGCGCCTGGGAGATCGTGCACGCCCTGCACTTCTGCTTCGCGCTGGACACCGTGCTGGGGGCCGCGTTCCTGTGCGCCTACCGGGAGCACCAGCCGCTGCCTGCCAGGGAACTGCGCGCCGGGGCAGAGCTGTACGGCGCGCTTCAGGAACGCAACGTCTGGACGTACCGCAGCGTGTACCTGGAGGGAAACCCGGCGCCGCGCGCGTTCATCCGTCCGCCTCCGTACCGTCCGTTTCCGGCGTTGTGGCAGGAGGCCGGGCTGCGCTGACCAGCTCGGCGAACGGTTCCCACCACGCCGCTGCCAGCGAGCCGCGCTGCGCCTGCGCGTGGGCGTCTTCGGGGCGGTCCAGGGCCAGCAGGGCCAGCACACGCGCCGGGCTGCCCGGATCGCTGCGATCCAGGGCCTTGGCGGCGGTCGCGGCGGCCTTGCGGCTGTTCAGGGGCTTCTGCGCGTGCGCCAGGATGGCCAGCAGGTGCGGGTCGGCGGGCTGGCCGGTCATCTCGGCAACCTTCAGGCCCTCGGCCAGGGTCCTCAGGGCCTCGTGGTGCGCGCCTGCCCGCAGGTGGTGCTCGGCCAGCAGGGTCGCGGCGGCCACCAGCGCCCCACCGTCCCCGTCGGCGCGGGCCAGGGTGCGGGCGTGGGTGGCCTGCGCCAGTGCGTCCGGTGTACCGCCCTGCAGGGCCGCGCGGGCGCGCAGCAGGGCCGGACGGGCGGTGTCCGGCAGACCACTCAGGGTGCTCAGGGCGGCGTCTGGGCGGCCCAGGCGCAGGTGCGCGGCGGCCAGCAGCAGCGGCTCGCCTGTCCACTCCAGGGTCAGGTGCGGGCGGCCCAGCGCGAGCGCCCGCGCCGCCGCCTGCGGGAACCGCGCGCCGGGCAGGGCCGCGCGGGCCTGCGCCTCGCCCAGGTTCAGTGCCGTGTCCAGCGTGCGGGTTTCCTCGGCGGTCAGGGCGGCGGGCGGGTCCATCATGCGCGGCAGTATTTCACGCCGCGCGTGATGGACGCCGCTGGTACGCCGCGCCGGGCAGTCCCGGTGGGTCGCCGGAATAAGGGTTCAGCAGGGTGTGTTCAGTCTGTAGGGGTCAGGCGCTCAGGGCGAGGTCAAGACCCAGGAAGCGCCACAGCAGTCGGCGGGGCACGCGCAGGCCGCTGGGATGCTCGACGGCACCCAGGCGACCGTCGCGGATCCAGCGGCGCACCGTGCGTTCGTGCGTGCCGGTGAATTCAGCGACCTCGCTGACCTTGAGAAACTTGGGCATGTTCTGGTACTGGTCGGATAAGGTCATGGCGGGCCTCCTCAAACGAAGTCTCAAACGAAGCGGGGTTCATCCCCACGGGGCAAAACAAGGTGGGGCCACCACACGGCAGCCCCACACACAACACCTTCAGTTTTCAGCACACGGCGAGTCTCACTCGCGCCGCCCGGCCCGCCGCACCAGGGGAGCGGAGAGGGGTGGGGGGCGGTCACTCGTTTCAACTTGCGAAGAAGGTATCACACGGTGGGTCAGGGGCAGGTCAAGATTTCCTTGCGTTGTTCCTCAGGCAGTACCGGCCTGCCCGGGACGGCTGGCGGGCAGGAGCGGACATGCCGTGGGCAGCCGCGATACCGCGCGCTACAGTCGGGCCTGATGAGTCTCCTGTCGCAACTGTCGGGCACGTTCGTGAATGTCGGCGCGGTCCTGCTGGGCACGCTGCTGGGCCTGACCATCGGCGCGCGGCTGCCCGAGCGGACGCAGCGCACGCTGCTTCAGACGCTCAGTCTGGTCACGCTGTTCATCGCGCTGGACATGGCCGGAAGCCTGAACAGCGTGATGGGCGGCCGCATTCCGGGTGTGATCCTGGCCCTGATCAGCCTCGCGGCGGGCGCCGTGATCGGCGAGGCGCTGGGCATCGAGGAGGCGCTGGGCCGCCTGGGCGAGCGTCTGAAACGTCAGTTCCGGGGTGGGGGGCGCTTCACGGAAGGGTTCGTGGCGGCCAGCCTGCTGTTCTGCATCGGCCCGATGACCGTCATCGGCGGGCTTCAGAACGGCCTGAC includes:
- the panD gene encoding aspartate 1-decarboxylase gives rise to the protein MERIMFRAKIHRATVTQADLDYVGSVTIDQDLLDAADILVNERVDIYNITNGNRLSTYALSGPRGSGVIGINGAAAHLMKPGDMVIIAAYGNYSDQEARTLEPNVVLVDARNRMIGMPQLA
- a CDS encoding Rqc2 family fibronectin-binding protein; amino-acid sequence: MEGLMLARVLRDLSPQLPLRTLGWVFPDETTAALLLEGAGLSRTNLVLSYRPPQPVVFLSRERLRGDPRSPFQRFLANRVRGDLLAAEQLKLDRVIALHFSGETGFVDQAPTRLLFEVTGRNANLLVLDAGEGFSGRVVMAAREITGSRNRFRTIRTGGPYTPPPPYEKLDPRTLSADQARELAGVPIGRWRERLDGLGPLLSAELARRADLSPDQPPGERWPEALAAVQAVTLDPTVSEGVMEGGAREAARSEKAANLRKALREPLEKRVTLLRNQLADVTRAEAGLTDAAQDREEADLLMAYAHTVTPGASSVLLSAFDGSGERPVALEPNLSAVQNAEKRYTRARRREDVYLRLAEREGPLRAELTEAEDRVRDLDLAPLEQLSALAAQVQSEKPEKSPYGTRFVTPSGLEAIVGRNNKENATLTHRIGRSMDWWFHAQGYPGSHVLVRSGARELDLPDILFAARLAAANSKARGSSNVPVDYTRIKHVWKPRGAPAGQVHYTDQKTVFVDGTLPGS
- a CDS encoding BamA/OMP85 family outer membrane protein, yielding MRHPMTLAVTVLLAAPAVAQTAGTVQDVTVVGTSELLANFIRATLSAQTGAPLSSINLRQTEQEVVASGYFKSAVAELRSVGGKDTLVITVVPNPTIKDVTITGLTFLPADGFKKSVGDLLNIAPGATLNTQRIDEAKTALASNFQGEGYPFAPNISASVKTESDGTVTVNFMVDETAPITRVEVEGVTLIPASTVTAIFKPLYDARKFTPDAYYAAVQQLQQAYDEAGYIQSGVNPQTTTLQGGVLKVRALEGKIAAVDLSDLGDPTVTLQSAAGQPISLARLQADVRTLSNQTGKPVGFAIQPDPENPGQVTVLFGSAGVASGPVKTIEVKGNTLVPSATLLAAVKTKSGDVYSPQLAQDDFLALRDAYRKAGYEISTRDAITFENGALVFNVREVKVAGYELQWQGKHNTKDRVILRELPETGKAFNQKELYDALGRISRLGFVRVVTQSVRSDPANPENVTYVLGLAETTTGIPVSLGLTYDSFAGGFGGDAGYTNNNVFGLGHNFTVSVGGVQNDAGQNLVGNVSYTIPWLDLDFLDFRKTPTSLSVSAGSNVVGNNPLISTDTDTPAKTDTGWDYTTRSNSFSVSAGRSLATNLYGRVSVGTGYSTYYLEALKDKENVVKYKDASGTEQTRTFDQASAAALVPDSSLTTRVSTGLSYDSTTNPEFPDRGVRAGVTAGYNFGRQNNENVRWGDLEGGVSTYYGLGRTLEKSLGVTSKQQVFAVRANAGTTLGVGTAPTGTGYSIGGGSSANASRQIRGLDDGALFGTNYLTTSAEYRYDFGLNSGIAQGLYGVVFADAGSAWGSATAANTDFNLKYGVGAGVQLNLGIGGALLPSLRFDYGFSPQTGNGKFYFRIGNFF
- a CDS encoding YggS family pyridoxal phosphate enzyme, producing the protein MSVPAVLTAIREAEAQAGRAPGSARLVAVTKGQDLPSIEAHVLAHGAFPLGEGRAQELRDKAALRPDLEWHYIGTLQRNKVKYLRPVTLVHGIEAAWQAEAIAQAAQGWGRAPDLLLQLHNGEAQKHGVDGADLPGVLRQVQATGLTVRGLMVMAPDAPEPDDQQLDAAAREARLLALFTDTARRAHDLGLSELSMGMSGDYPLAVRAGATLVRVGRSLFS
- a CDS encoding DivIVA domain-containing protein — encoded protein: MKFTPLDVRHQEFPTRLGGYERVSVRAFLNDLSDDLETHLQQHQALRDQITGLERRLEEQRQNEDEIRRAVVAAERISHELRENAARESDLMIAQASLHRDSVVRDAESRSAELESGHQARLAALEAAFRSRFADLERDHHQLTLERERAQAERIAALERTFTERHTELTSRLTGARQEYTQFLSGYRALMSSFSDLSARHVMPDDAALPVPALPQHATLEGAARPELDAALPAPDPAPDLTNAPTTEPRTAAPDAPVDVMRHALVVPGTAVSDPPTPDGSVRRQDEPDGPALRVEGQQFL
- a CDS encoding cytochrome P450, whose amino-acid sequence is MSDPTAAPLHTQTLPTVTLPVSDPAFVRDPYPLLAHLRAQGPAFMDPGMNRVVLTRHADISAVLRDRRFGRSALHRYSRDELGWPRPDPAQANFDAFNSNHLLDSEPPKHTRLRSLVQLAFTPRRVEALQGRIEALLAAQLHGLRGQGSFDLVSAYAEPLPVTVIAELLGVPEEHRALLRPWSAAIVKLYEPSATPADQAAAERAVLDFSALLRELAAERRAEPRDDLITALVQVEEGGDRLTAQELIDTCILLLNAGHEASVNGLSAGVQALLGDRRHWEELVQAAPHADNLPVFRRAVEELLRFDTPLPMFERIALEPLTLCGAPLNPGDRVSLLYASGNRDPQRFEAPDELRLDRDPNPHLTFGLGIHYCLGAPLARLELALSLRALCRALPDLQLGGPDAAQYTGGFVIRGLDRLTVQVG
- a CDS encoding helix-turn-helix domain-containing protein — protein: MTLSDQYQNMPKFLKVSEVAEFTGTHERTVRRWIRDGRLGAVEHPSGLRVPRRLLWRFLGLDLALSA
- a CDS encoding DUF554 domain-containing protein; amino-acid sequence: MSLLSQLSGTFVNVGAVLLGTLLGLTIGARLPERTQRTLLQTLSLVTLFIALDMAGSLNSVMGGRIPGVILALISLAAGAVIGEALGIEEALGRLGERLKRQFRGGGRFTEGFVAASLLFCIGPMTVIGGLQNGLTGDSSTYVLKSTLDGIAALALAGAYGIGVGFSALTVLLIQGAISLAAGSFAAGLLGGADPAILKTNPYVLLLTGAGGLTIIGISWNLMLAGLGMEDRRVRVGSLLPALLLAPLALWAATRLTG